A genomic region of Lytechinus pictus isolate F3 Inbred chromosome 2, Lp3.0, whole genome shotgun sequence contains the following coding sequences:
- the LOC129276920 gene encoding NFX1-type zinc finger-containing protein 1-like, with protein sequence MPNNLVVEPIKMEDIIKSRETSDSSMDIRQEEGDTRQRHQHPKQGSSSSGPKDNRTFQPISSNFLNNLLMMEPSEAAIQLGSLKGSFVAGLEGVDVDAKKQRLFWNVLAHLSDGVGVASTVIMIFTVVVGSSLFNKHLPLLLIGKRGKACKGGAPEFVGFIAVLLRVLESMSSSIPSRLADIKVPLVLMEDVVNSIDGELTQDVTLSLKNLLEYIESVEADKELAHMKQRFSSKPAPDDFRQQSILPSYEELKPSYRPYLRPHIVKGVYPNANHYFEVHFRLMKEDFIQPLRSGLDQYLLNKQVQPKNRVKVQDVRIYEEVKLIRPEANNFGVTYLMSFKRMPHVRWEVSKRLIYGSLVLLSVDEFKSYIPATVANSDARQLAHGVVDIRLLDEAMSSLIGKTFVMVESTVFFEAYRHVLTGLQQVSPTAFPMARYILELRPDINHPTYMKSSGHAILDVSNLMVGGNPNNATDGIKPQVTPSMSIQINRIPTYSAPEQGKIDTPFPISVLNEYAWPGAKETKLNPSQLEAVKAALTQELSLIQGPPGTGKTYIGLKIVETLLKNKNCWSDKETGPILLVCYTNHALDQFLLGIKQFQDEGIIRVGSRSKCPELENNNLKQAIRMKRFRNTGNKYITRRAGNIKRETTLVKRALTGVQTRIQLSSQGILRETELKRFHVMSEKHFNSMKKIEKFGYADSWMIEWLIPDNESVKEVGQNHKEGTTCDKEIGEGDALDSEEVDKLDDNIDVENERDLIESERVNNDDVEDDESSEVKVVKNLSPLAVYYDDLLSSDEIEKDVKNFLREKTNLQKEMNPNQVTYIRDVWVLDVTQRWELYHHWLGEYMSILEAQLPVLQNEYTQLCTELQETNDYEKCLVLQQATIVGMTTTRAASERELLKRVQPRITIVEEAAEVLESHIITSLHSTCQQLILIGDHQQLRPKPNVYQLATKYHLDVSMFERLVKNGFPYKKLRQQHRMRPEISSLMRDHFYPELEDHESVSSYRDVRGVEKNIFFLDHQEEEAHVKETMSHYNLHEVDFTVELCRYLLNQGYKPEQISILTAYTGQVLKFKGKMDRATFEGVRVASVDNYQGEENDIILLSFVRSSQNGKIGFLSITNRVCVALSRAKEGLYCIGNFTLYSKKCKLWSGIYDDLIANCRIGDVLNLQCYNHPHNKTDVKRAADFQKVPYGGCGIPCGTLLDCGHVCVNLCHPVDRLHENYICPKPCTKKCERGHACSEICGIECPPCRKKMEKKLPCGHFRVMKCSQDPTSVKCDVIVEKTKLPCEHFVKLPCYMDIHSFECPTTVRRQLQCGHFKFERCSEHGMCSVIVSKDLPCGHIKLIECSKTDNPDIVCTELVSKTLPCSHRKELECNVVPDKVLCLIVVTKTRPSCGHLVIEECSTQSDCSQIVVKSLPCGHRMNMECSTDANGVFCQEKCEKKLACGHTYTGICGEKCITKCEVFVIRNDWPCGHRVNARCSDGPDSCHVRCQTELDCGHMCHGTCGSCMGGRYHLPCREKCDRTLVCGHKCTLDCVSPCLPCSKTCENFCDHIKCNHPCGEVCPPCTKRCNWNCPHSECRMLCCETCSRLPCDEPCPKQLKKCGHPCAGLCGEICPKLCRICDEVKLKEIFASQDTDAYRFMQREECGHVFEVSELDRHIGLHQKKTTNSFILLKRCPKCSTPLRHSRRYGTIIKLSRRHVLHVKRKMEARKRQVMSGKRDLQQNMKRTLTLANLRPLGIEHHTIGIWLRRHNELKMEYEPAFTSRLLLIRILIEMHEMLTNECTKSHRDKLSSKSKSSLWKGHNDVAKAQMAELGKAVLRDATSFSRQEANDLHEVMHRTIYTVLLLINWLKPTGRQSFQHLEYFLKLLDGKHFLRDHGDADLKQIRQVLDDLYKSTLDKWLENIKEFHPSRTTTFAREKWRQCPKGHTFMVQEDTDSILKIDCDVCLHMKSRDISAKEGQSLNASSSATAEQRLSEREFRRLAIEVASCGPRRGPGKMPYNSARSMNTSHNATKVDRGKPSTRRGRQRRAGRDDGQQNTSGRSGDVPRETVRPTVEQHTSTSGQSRAARSTGITFRDKRQSEGKVNPSNKKSKSPEPSDRAPDHVSNNSRRRNRNRGGGRGNGQSGDGVGDK encoded by the exons ATGCCGAACAATCTGGTGGTAGAACCCATCAAAATGGAAGACATCATCAAAAGCAGAGAGACCAGCGACAGCAGCATGGATATCCGGCAGGAGGAAGGAGATACCCGCCAAAGACACCAACATCCAAAACAGGG GTCATCTTCTTCAGGACCAAAGGACAACCGCACCTTTCAACCCATCAGTTCAAACTTTTTGAATAACCTTCTTATGATGGAGCCTTCAGAGGCAGCAATTCAGCTTGGTTCGTTGAAGGGAAGCTTTGTCGCAGGTCTCGAGGGAGTTGATGTAGATGCCAAGAAACAACGTCTATTTTGGAACGTTCTTGCTCATCTTTCCGATGGTGTCGGCGTGGCCAGTACAGTTATTATGATTTTTACGGTAGTTGTTGGTTCTAGTCTCTTTAATAAACACCTACCACTTCTTCTGATTGGAAAGCGGGGAAAAGCTTGCAAAGGAGGCGCTCCTGAATTTGTAGGGTTCATCGCGGTACTCTTGAGAGTACTTGAGTCAATGTCTTCCAGTATTCCGAGTAGATTGGCAGACATCAAGGTACCCTTGGTACTCATGGAAGACGTGGTTAACTCCATCGATGGAGAGTTAACACAGGACGTCACACTTTCTCTCAAGAACCTCTTAGAATATATAGAGTCTGTTGAAGCGGATAAAGAGTTAGCGCACATGAAGCAGCGGTTTTCATCGAAACCAGCACCAGATGACTTCAGACAGCAAAGCATCCTTCCAAGTTATGAAGAACTGAAACCATCTTATCGTCCATACTTGAGGCCTCATATAGTGAAAGGAGTCTACCCAAACGCAAATCATTACTTTGAAGTGCATTTCAGGCTCATGAAAGAGGATTTCATCCAGCCTCTCAGAAGTGGTTTAGATCAATATCTTCTTAACAAGCAAGTTCAGCCAAAGAATAGAGTAAAAGTTCAAGATGTCCGGATCTACGAGGAGGTAAAACTTATCCGGCCCGAGGCCAACAATTTCGGGGTGACCTATCTGATGTCATTTAAAAGGATGCCTCACGTCAGATGGGAAGTGTCGAAACGCTTGATTTACGGTTCACTTGTCCTACTATCAGTTGATGAATTCAAATCGTACATTCCAGCAACTGTAGCAAATAGTGATGCTAGACAACTTGCACACGGGGTGGTGGACATACGACTTCTCGATGAAGCAATGTCATCTTTGATTGGCAAAACATTTGTCATGGTGGAATCAACGGTCTTCTTCGAGGCATATCGTCATGTTTTGACGGGTCTCCAGCAGGTAAGCCCTACAGCTTTTCCAATGGCAAGGTATATTCTTGAACTGAGGCCTGACATAAATCATCCAACATATATGAAGAGCTCGGGCCATGCCATACTTGATGTGTCTAATCTCATGGTTGGCGGAAATCCAAATAACGCCACTGATGGCATCAAACCTCAGGTTACCCCTTCAATGAGCATTCAAATCAATCGTATTCCGACATATAGTGCTCCAGAACAAGGCAAAATTGACACCCCCTTTCCCATATCAGTTCTGAATGAATATGCCTGGCCAGGAGCTAAGGAAACCAAGCTAAACCCATCTCAACTAGAAGCAGTAAAAGCTGCTCTGACACAAGAACTGTCCCTGATTCAGGGACCTCCCGGAACAGGAAAAACATACATCGGATTGAAAATTGTTGAAACTCTCCTCAAGAACAAGAATTGCTGGTCAGATAAAGAAACAGGTCCTATTCTACTGGTCTGTTACACAAACCACGCATTGGATCAGTTTTTACTTGGCATCAAGCAATTTCAAGATGAAGGCATCATCCGAGTCGGAAGTCGTAGCAAATGCCCAGAGCTGGAAAATAACAATCTGAAACAAGCCATTCGAATGAAGCGTTTCAGGAATACTGGTAATAAGTACATTACACGCCGTGCTGGGAACATCAAACGGGAAACTACGTTGGTGAAACGTGCTCTTACGGGCGTGCAAACAAGAATCCAGTTGAGTTCTCAAGGTATTTTGAGGGAGACGGAATTAAAGCGTTTCCATGTCATGTCTGAAAAGCACTTCAACAGTatgaagaaaatagaaaaatttgGGTATGCCGATTCGTGGATGATAGAATGGTTAATTCCTGACAATGAGAGCGTGAAGGAAGTTGGACAAAATCACAAAGAAGGGACCACTTGTGACAAGGAAATCGGAGAAGGGGACGCATTGGATTCTGAAGAAGTTGATAAATTGGATGATAATATCGACgtagaaaatgaaagagacTTGATTGAGTCAGAGCGAGTTAACAATGATGACGTAGAAGATGATGAATCATCGGAAGTCAAAGTTGTCAAGAACTTATCTCCGCTAGCAGTTTACTACGACGATCTGTTATCATCAGACGAAATAGAGAAGGATGTAAAGAATTTCCTGAGGGAAAAGACAAACTTGCAAAAGGAAATGAATCCGAACCAAGTTACTTACATACGAGACGTTTGGGTGCTTGATGTTACCCAACGCTGGGAACTATATCATCACTGGTTAGGCGAATATATGTCAATCCTAGAAGCACAGCTCCCTGTTCTCCAAAACGAGTATACTCAATTATGCACGGAGTTGCAGGAGACAAATGATTACGAGAAATGTCTGGTCCTACAGCAAGCTACAATAGTCGGTATGACGACTACAAGGGCAGCTAGTGAACGTGAATTGCTGAAAAGAGTACAACCAAGGATTACCATTGTTGAGGAAGCTGCAGAGGTGCTCGAGTCACACATAATTACATCGCTACATTCTACCTGTCAGCAATTGATCCTGATTGGTGATCATCAACAACTACGCCCAAAGCCAAATGTTTACCAACTAGCAACAAAATATCATCTCGATGTTTCCATGTTTGAACGTCTGGTAAAGAATGGATTCCCCTACAAGAAACTCAGACAGCAGCATCGTATGAGGCCTGAAATATCGTCATTGATGAGAGATCACTTCTACCCGGAACTCGAAGACCACGAATCCGTGTCTTCATATCGAGACGTAAGAGGGGTGGAGAAAAACATCTTCTTTCTTGATCATCAGGAAGAAGAGGCACACGTAAAAGAGACAATGAGTCACTACAATCTCCATGAAGTTGATTTTACAGTAGAATTGTGTAGGTACCTTCTGAACCAGGGTTACAAACCTGAACAGATTTCTATACTCACTGCCTACACTGGACAAGTACTGAAGTTCAAAGGGAAAATGGACAGAGCTACGTTTGAAGGCGTAAGAGTGGCTTCAGTCGACAACTACCAAGGGGAAGAAAATGACATCATTCTACTCTCCTTCGTACGAAGTAGTCAGAATGGCAAGATAGGCTTCCTGAGCATCACCAACAGAGTGTGTGTGGCGCTTTCGAGAGCAAAAGAAGGGCTGTATTGCATTGGGAATTTCACCCTTTACTCTAAGAAATGCAAATTGTGGAGTGGAATCTACGACGATTTGATTGCCAACTGTCGTATAGGTGATGTGTTGAATTTACAGTGTTACAACCATCCGCACAACAAGACGGACGTGAAAAGAGCAGCTGATTTTCAGAAGGTTCCTTATGGAGGATGTGGAATTCCTTGTGGAACGTTGCTCGATTGCGGACATGTGTGTGTCAATTTGTGCCATCCGGTTGATCGACTACATGAAAACTACATCTGTCCCAAACCTTGCACAAAGAAGTGTGAAAGAGGCCATGCCTGTTCTGAGATATGCGGAATCGAATGTCCACCATGCCgtaagaaaatggaaaagaaactGCCGTGTGGTCACTTTCGTGTCATGAAATGTAGCCAAGATCCCACATCTGTAAAATGCGATGTGATAGTTGAGAAAACAAAGCTTCCTTGTGAACACTTTGTTAAGCTTCCGTGCTATATGGATATCCACAGCTTTGAATGCCCTACAACAGTGCGAAGACAACTCCAGTGTGGCCACTTTAAATTTGAGAGGTGCAGTGAGCATGGAATGTGCTCGGTCATTGTCAGCAAGGATTTACCATGTGGACACATAAAGCTGATAGAGTGTTCAAAGACGGACAATCCCGACATTGTATGTACTGAATTGGTTTCGAAGACTCTGCCTTGTTCTCATAGAAAAGAACTTGAATGCAACGTTGTACCAGATAAAGTCCTTTGTCTTATAGTTGTCACAAAGACACGTCCATCCTGCGGTCACCTAGTTATCGAAGAATGCTCGACACAAAGTGATTGCTCTCAGATTGTGGTCAAGAGTCTGCCATGTGGTCACAGAATGAATATGGAGTGCTCTACAGACGCGAATGGTGTGTTTTGtcaagaaaaatgtgaaaagaaGCTCGCTTGTGGACACACTTACACTGGAATATGTGGAGAAAAGTGCATTACGAAATGTGAAGTGTTCGTAATCCGAAACGACTGGCCATGTGGTCACAGAGTAAATGCAAGGTGTAGCGATGGACCAGATTCATGCCATGTCAGATGTCAGACCGAACTTGATTGTGGGCACATGTGCCATGGGACATGTGGTTCATGTATGGGAGGTCGATACCACCTACCATGCCGAGAAAAATGCGACCGTACTCTGGTATGTGGACATAAGTGCACCCTCGATTGTGTTAGCCCGTGTCTTCCTTGTTCCAAGACATGTGAGAACTTTTGCGACCACATAAAATGCAATCATCCATGCGGAGAAGTGTGTCCCCCTTGTACAAAACGGTGTAACTGGAATTGTCCGCACAGCGAGTGTCGAATGCTCTGCTGCGAGACATGCTCCAGATTACCCTGTGATGAACCCTGTCCGAAGCAGCTGAAGAAGTGTGGTCACCCATGTGCCGGCCTGTGTGGAGAGATCTGCCCAAAACTCTGCCGCATCTGCGACGAGGTGAAGCTGAAGGAAATCTTTGCTTCTCAGGACACAGATGCATACAG ATTCATGCAACGGGAAGAATGCGGACACGTTTTTGAAGTATCCGAACTCGACAGGCACATTGGTCTTCACCAAAAGAAGACCACAAACTCGTTTATTTtg TTGAAGAGATGCCCAAAATGCAGCACGCCATTACGTCACAGTAGACGATACGGAACTATCATCAAGCTATCGAGGAGGCACGTGTTGCATGTCAAGAGGAAGATGGAAGCTAGGAAGAGGCAGGTAATGTCGGGAAAACGTGATTTACAACAGAACATGAAGAGAACCCTTACCCTTGCAAATCTACGCCCCCTAGGTATCGAACATCACACCATAGGGATCTGGCTTCGTAGACACAATGAGCTTaaaatggaatatgaaccgGCTTTCACGTCTCGACTCCTACTCATACGTATATTGATTGAGATGCATGAAATGTTAACCAATGAATGTACAAAGTCACACCGGGATAAGTTAAGTTCCAAGAGTAAAAGTTCCTTATGGAAAGGACACAATGATGTGGCTAAAGCACAGATGGCTGAGCTGGGCAAGGCAGTTCTTAGAGATGCCACTAGCTTTTCGCGCCAAGAAGCTAATGACCTTCATGAAGTAATGCATCGAACCATTTACACTGTACTTCTACTGATTAATTGGCTGAAGCCAACGGGCCGGCAAAGTTTCCAGCACCTTGAATATTTTCTTAAACTACTTGACGGGAAACACTTTCTCCGTGATCATGGTGATGCAGACTTGAAGCAGATACGACAGGTTCTCGACGACCTCTACAAATCTACTTTAGATAAATGGCTAGAGAATATTAAGGAATTTCACCCAAGTCGTACGACGACCTTTGCCCGTGAGAAATGGCGTCAATGTCCGAAAGGGCATACATTCATGGTTCAGGAGGACACAGATAGCATTCTAAAAATAGACTGTGATGTATGTTTGCACATGAAATCAAGAGACATTTCAGCGAAAGAAGGTCAATCCCTCAATGCAAGTTCTTCTGCCACTGCGGAGCAAAGATTGTCAGAAAGAGAGTTTCGTCGTCTTGCAATAGAAGTTGCAAGTTGTGGGCCACGACGCGGACCGGGGAAAATGCCATATAACAGCGCGCGAAGTATGAACACTTCCCACAATGCCACCAAGGTTGATCGTGGTAAACCTAGTACTAGACGAGGTCGACAAAGACGTGCTGGTCGAGATGATGGTCAGCAAAATACGTCTGGAAGGTCTGGGGATGTCCCGAGAGAAACTGTTAGGCCGACGGTTGAGCAGCACACTTCAACTTCCGGTCAAAGTCGAGCAGCGAGAAGTACAGGCATTACTTTCAGAGATAAGAGGCAGTCAGAAGGAAAGGTGAATCCGAGTAATAAAAAGTCCAAATCACCAGAACCTAGCGATCGCGCACCTGatcatgtttcaaataattCTCGGAGAAGAAACAGAAATCGAGGTGGTGGTCGAGGAAATGGCCAAAGTGGGGATGGTGTTGGAGACAAATAG